One window of the Candidatus Neomarinimicrobiota bacterium genome contains the following:
- a CDS encoding cytochrome C oxidase subunit IV family protein, which yields MMAENGEEVRKHARVYFTVFGGLALLTVLTVAVASLELAVGLALGVALSIAVLKGSLVASFFMHLASERRLIILILMLTVVFFFALIFLPLSDSLTNVGAKDVP from the coding sequence ATGATGGCAGAAAATGGTGAGGAAGTAAGGAAACATGCCCGGGTCTACTTTACCGTTTTTGGGGGTCTGGCTTTGCTGACCGTTCTGACGGTGGCTGTGGCGTCTCTCGAGCTCGCCGTTGGACTTGCTCTTGGTGTGGCTCTTTCCATCGCGGTTCTGAAAGGGTCGCTGGTTGCCAGCTTCTTCATGCATTTGGCGTCTGAGAGGCGACTAATCATCCTGATTCTCATGTTAACGGTAGTGTTTTTCTTCGCATTGATATTCCTCCCTCTTTCGGATTCACTGACCAACGTGGGGGCAAAAGATGTCCCTTAA
- a CDS encoding cytochrome c oxidase subunit 3, translating into MEIPYTVEARDDTGLTNPKLGIWLFLASELMLFGAMFSAYILLRTGASSWPAQSEEVSVLIGTANTMVLIASSVTMVMAWASLRMNNFENFRVYLTSTVFLALIFLIVKIFWEYIPKIHHAHIPSTNIYFALYYTMTGLHGLHVLGGVLVNAYFLFRGKKMWKNEPDRFTNRIEIAGLYWHFVDLVWIFLFPTLYLL; encoded by the coding sequence ATGGAAATCCCCTACACGGTAGAGGCGCGCGACGATACGGGACTGACCAATCCAAAGTTGGGAATCTGGCTGTTCCTTGCGTCGGAACTTATGTTGTTCGGGGCGATGTTTTCGGCCTACATCCTCCTTCGGACCGGTGCGTCTTCGTGGCCGGCTCAGTCGGAAGAGGTGAGCGTGCTCATAGGGACAGCTAACACCATGGTGCTCATAGCTTCCAGCGTGACCATGGTGATGGCATGGGCATCGTTGAGGATGAACAACTTTGAAAATTTTCGCGTTTACCTGACGTCGACAGTTTTTCTGGCACTGATCTTCCTGATAGTGAAAATATTCTGGGAATATATACCCAAGATTCATCATGCCCATATTCCGTCCACGAACATCTATTTCGCTCTCTACTACACCATGACGGGACTGCACGGACTTCACGTTTTGGGCGGAGTTTTGGTGAATGCATACTTCTTGTTCCGGGGGAAAAAAATGTGGAAGAATGAACCGGACAGGTTTACAAACCGGATTGAGATTGCGGGCCTTTACTGGCATTTTGTGGATCTGGTGTGGATATTCCTGTTCCCCACCCTGTATCTGCTGTAG
- a CDS encoding cbb3-type cytochrome c oxidase subunit I, whose protein sequence is MTDQANQRQKFWRRYIFSVDHKVIGLQYAVTALVFLLFGFILMLIMRWQLAYPGEVVPVVGSLLSESGILTPDLYNSFGAMHGTIMIFLGVVPLAVGGFGNYVLPLQIGAPDMAFPRINMASYWAYFLGGVTMLASFFLPTGAASSGWTSYPPLSVIANTGETVWLVGMALLITSSLLGSINFITTVIQLRTRGLTWMRLPFFVWAQFVTAFLLLLAFPPLEAAAFLQLMDRLAGTSFFLPSGLYVGGEVLEASGGGSPLLWQHLFWFLAHPEVYVLILPALGIVGEIIANNARRPLWGYRSMVYSVIFLGFMSFIVWAHHMFLTGMGTTMAAFFQTTTMIISIPSVIILSALFISLWGGSIRFTTPMLFALGFLPMFGIGGLTGLPLGLASSDIHLHDTYYVIGHFHYVVAPGTIFALFAGIYYWFPKVTGRKMNERLGRIHFWSSIIFMNGVFMPMFVQGLAGVSRRLYDGGLAYLHAQPVLHWNKFMTVSAILLSLSQIPFIVNLILSIRKGKEVSSNPWEATTLEWAAAPSPPVAHGNFTQVPEVYRSAYEYNVPVGGAVKEFFPQNEPGES, encoded by the coding sequence GTGACTGATCAAGCGAATCAACGACAGAAATTCTGGCGACGATACATCTTTTCAGTAGACCACAAGGTCATCGGCCTGCAATATGCCGTCACAGCTCTGGTTTTCCTCCTTTTTGGCTTTATCCTGATGCTCATCATGAGGTGGCAGCTCGCATACCCGGGTGAAGTGGTGCCTGTCGTTGGGTCACTGCTCTCCGAAAGCGGAATTCTGACACCGGATCTATATAACTCTTTTGGTGCCATGCACGGGACCATTATGATTTTCCTGGGGGTGGTCCCTCTTGCTGTGGGCGGATTTGGTAACTATGTTCTCCCTCTCCAGATTGGCGCTCCCGACATGGCTTTTCCCAGGATCAACATGGCCAGCTACTGGGCGTATTTTCTTGGCGGCGTGACCATGCTTGCAAGTTTTTTCTTGCCCACAGGTGCCGCCTCATCGGGTTGGACGTCCTATCCCCCCCTCTCAGTAATCGCCAATACGGGTGAGACGGTATGGCTGGTGGGAATGGCACTCCTCATCACCTCCTCACTCCTGGGTTCCATTAATTTCATTACCACGGTAATTCAGCTCCGAACTCGAGGACTCACGTGGATGCGGCTGCCGTTCTTTGTCTGGGCCCAGTTCGTGACGGCGTTTCTCCTGCTTCTAGCCTTTCCCCCGCTGGAGGCAGCAGCATTCCTCCAGCTCATGGACAGGCTGGCCGGAACAAGCTTCTTTTTGCCCTCCGGATTGTACGTCGGTGGCGAGGTACTGGAGGCGAGCGGAGGAGGCAGTCCCCTTCTGTGGCAGCATCTCTTCTGGTTTCTGGCTCATCCTGAAGTGTATGTTTTGATTCTACCCGCCCTGGGTATCGTGGGGGAGATCATAGCAAACAACGCCCGTAGACCGTTGTGGGGTTACCGTTCCATGGTTTATTCAGTCATCTTTCTCGGCTTCATGTCCTTTATTGTCTGGGCACACCATATGTTCCTCACGGGGATGGGGACCACCATGGCAGCGTTTTTCCAGACCACTACAATGATCATTTCAATTCCGTCGGTGATTATCCTTTCCGCCCTCTTCATTTCGCTGTGGGGTGGATCCATAAGGTTCACAACGCCCATGCTCTTCGCCCTCGGTTTTCTTCCCATGTTTGGCATTGGTGGTCTCACCGGACTGCCGCTGGGACTTGCATCCTCAGACATCCATCTCCACGATACCTACTACGTCATTGGGCACTTCCACTACGTCGTGGCACCAGGAACCATCTTCGCACTTTTCGCAGGTATCTACTATTGGTTTCCCAAAGTAACTGGAAGAAAAATGAATGAACGACTGGGAAGGATCCACTTCTGGAGTTCAATCATCTTTATGAATGGGGTATTCATGCCCATGTTTGTTCAGGGCCTGGCTGGCGTGTCGAGAAGGCTCTACGACGGCGGACTTGCATACCTGCACGCACAGCCCGTCCTCCATTGGAACAAATTCATGACCGTCTCAGCAATCCTTCTCTCTCTTTCCCAAATCCCCTTTATTGTTAATCTGATATTGAGCATCAGGAAGGGGAAGGAAGTGTCATCCAATCCCTGGGAGGCGACCACCCTGGAATGGGCAGCGGCACCTTCACCTCCTGTGGCACACGGCAATTTTACTCAAGTGCCTGAGGTTTATCGGTCTGCCTATGAATACAACGTTCCCGTCGGGGGAGCGGTGAAGGAGTTTTTCCCCCAAAATGAACCGGGAGAATCGTAA
- a CDS encoding Rrf2 family transcriptional regulator gives MGISKAADYAILAVGYLATSAKSSGVDIRSKSELVESLSLPREFLSQILQKLVRANILSSTRGARGGYSLRRPASETTFLDVIEAIDGRSKMVECLAEDYDDCGRLPVCHSIVSKMAYLQGEIESLLASVTFQDISVSEALNPAGVPRE, from the coding sequence ATGGGGATTAGTAAGGCAGCAGATTACGCCATCCTTGCCGTGGGATATCTCGCGACCAGTGCGAAAAGTTCAGGTGTCGACATAAGGAGCAAGTCCGAGTTGGTGGAATCACTCAGCCTCCCGCGGGAGTTTCTATCGCAGATTCTGCAGAAGCTTGTCCGGGCGAACATCTTGAGCTCAACCAGGGGGGCAAGAGGGGGCTATTCACTGAGGAGGCCCGCATCGGAGACTACCTTTCTTGATGTTATCGAAGCGATTGATGGAAGATCGAAGATGGTAGAATGTCTTGCTGAGGACTACGACGATTGTGGTCGTCTACCTGTGTGTCATTCTATCGTTTCGAAGATGGCTTATCTCCAGGGGGAGATCGAATCGCTTCTGGCCAGTGTAACCTTTCAAGATATTTCCGTATCTGAGGCGCTGAATCCAGCAGGAGTCCCCAGAGAATAG
- a CDS encoding carboxypeptidase regulatory-like domain-containing protein, whose translation MVTSRLSEKLSIVLALMLAVSHLYSGGKITGAVTYEGSVPRMKAIRMGADPICQAKHESPIRSEWLLVGEKGEVGNVFVYIKEGLGDKSFPVPENPVVLDQKGCIYSPHIFGIQASQPLEVLNSDGTLHNVHAVAKANRSFNEAMPAVRKKITKTFDQPEIMVRIKCDVHPWMGSYAGVLNHPYFAVTGEDGVFEIKNLPPGKYTVEAWHERLRTRTATVTVKDEETATVDFKFTRPGKKK comes from the coding sequence ATGGTAACGAGTCGGCTGAGTGAGAAGTTATCGATAGTCTTAGCCCTAATGTTGGCGGTCAGTCATCTTTACAGTGGTGGGAAGATCACGGGTGCGGTCACGTACGAAGGATCGGTACCACGGATGAAAGCCATCAGGATGGGGGCCGATCCTATTTGTCAGGCGAAGCATGAATCTCCCATTCGTTCAGAGTGGCTTCTTGTGGGAGAGAAGGGCGAAGTGGGGAACGTATTCGTCTACATAAAGGAAGGCCTGGGAGATAAGTCGTTTCCCGTACCTGAAAATCCCGTTGTTCTGGACCAGAAAGGGTGCATTTACAGTCCCCATATTTTCGGCATTCAGGCGTCCCAGCCTCTTGAGGTTCTAAATAGCGACGGCACCCTTCACAACGTTCACGCCGTTGCGAAAGCAAACCGGAGTTTTAACGAGGCGATGCCCGCCGTCCGCAAAAAGATAACGAAAACGTTCGATCAGCCCGAAATCATGGTGAGGATCAAGTGCGATGTCCACCCGTGGATGGGCTCGTACGCAGGTGTGCTGAACCACCCCTATTTTGCCGTTACCGGTGAGGATGGCGTTTTTGAGATAAAGAACCTCCCCCCCGGTAAATACACCGTTGAGGCCTGGCACGAGAGATTGAGAACTCGGACGGCCACGGTGACGGTGAAGGACGAAGAAACGGCAACTGTCGATTTCAAGTTTACCCGCCCCGGCAAGAAAAAGTAG